GTTCCAGCAGTTCCTCGATGCGGATGCCGGAATGCCGCAAGACCTCCACTGCCGCCCAGATCCAGAATGCGGCGTCTTCCTTGTCGGTCAGGTGCTTTTCCTGGCCAGGACGGCGCACCCGGATTGGCGAATGTGGGCTTACCTGGACAATCTCCCATTCGTGTCCGTCGAGAGTCAGGTAGGCGCCGTTTCCGAGAGCTGCGGCTTCTGCGAGCTGGTCACGGGCCCGTGCGAGTTCGGTTTCTGCGGCGGTGACGAGCTGAGGGAGGACCGGGGCAAGCTGCCTGATCTTGTGGTGCTGCTCGGAGATCGTTCGGCGCCGTTCCTTGGTCCCGCCGGCAGTGTCACGATCGTAGATGAACTGAGGCGCGACCCATTGGGCCCAGTACGCATCCTGCTGCGCCCAGAGGGCAACATCCGAGTAGAACGCAGCGACGGTGTTCATCACTTTCCGGTAATTCCGCCGTGGCGTGCCGTCCGAAAGGACCTTGATCCGTTCTTTCCAGTTCTCACCCTGCTCGGGGGTCAGATCGAAGCCGGCGGGTTGGCCGTAGCTGTTCACGACGTCCGCCCAAAACAGTGCCACGAGGCACTGTGCCACGCCGTTCATGCTCGTGTAGTCCAGCGAAGGCTGACGCGCTTTGAGGTATCGGATCAGGACGCTTCGCTGCGGCTCGGCGATGCCGTGCTGGTCGACGAGCTGTTCGCAAGTCTTGCGGCCCACGCGATGGACGCGACCGGGGAAGCGGACCGAATCGCTGCGCAGCCAGCCGAGTCCGCGCAGGACGTGCCAGACGGAGGCTAACTGTTTGCTCGTCACTGTCCGGCCGTCGTTGTATGCCCGTGCCATGGTGAGCACGTCTTCAGCGGTGATCTGGTGGATCGGCTTGCCTGTATGAGCGACCAACTGCCCGCCTGTGATCAAAGCCCGCGCATGAGTTTGGGGAACCAGACCCAATGCAGCAACGCGGGCTTCGAACAGATCCCAAGTGGTGTCGTCTCGGTCGCGGCCGATGGCTGGCCAGAACTGCAGGCGCCGGCGGTTCATCCACACATACGACGGCCGCACCAGGTCCAGCGACACCAGCCAGCGCAATGCAGCGTGGTAGCGGCCTGCCTCCCACGGCTCCAGATCTCGGTGCACTATCGGGAATAGCCAGCTCCTCCCGGTTGGTCCAGACTCCTCCACCGCGTTAAGCCACCGCTCGTGCCATGTTTCGCCGTCATGGCTGGCCAGGAAATCAAGCAGCTTAGCCGCCGCCGGCCTCGCCTCCTGATTGTGTGAACAGATGGCCTCGATGATCTTCTCGGACGGTGCGCTTGCGAGCTCGCCGAAGGACACTTCGCCGGCGGGGGCGTCTTCGACTGCGTGCAACTGTAAGGGCGTCGCGCGGCGCGTTGCCCGTCGATGGCTGACTTCAGTCGTCACGGCGGCCCCAGAGGATTTCTAGGTC
This window of the Arthrobacter sp. StoSoilB5 genome carries:
- a CDS encoding site-specific integrase, which codes for MTTEVSHRRATRRATPLQLHAVEDAPAGEVSFGELASAPSEKIIEAICSHNQEARPAAAKLLDFLASHDGETWHERWLNAVEESGPTGRSWLFPIVHRDLEPWEAGRYHAALRWLVSLDLVRPSYVWMNRRRLQFWPAIGRDRDDTTWDLFEARVAALGLVPQTHARALITGGQLVAHTGKPIHQITAEDVLTMARAYNDGRTVTSKQLASVWHVLRGLGWLRSDSVRFPGRVHRVGRKTCEQLVDQHGIAEPQRSVLIRYLKARQPSLDYTSMNGVAQCLVALFWADVVNSYGQPAGFDLTPEQGENWKERIKVLSDGTPRRNYRKVMNTVAAFYSDVALWAQQDAYWAQWVAPQFIYDRDTAGGTKERRRTISEQHHKIRQLAPVLPQLVTAAETELARARDQLAEAAALGNGAYLTLDGHEWEIVQVSPHSPIRVRRPGQEKHLTDKEDAAFWIWAAVEVLRHSGIRIEELLELTHLSLQPYTVPQTGEVVPLLHIAPSKSDEERLLVAGPELAHVLAEVIARVRGSDGRVPLVQRYDPYEKIWSDPLPFLFQGRQRGGVARVTSPGAIRALLNNLLSRADIQVAGRPVRLTPHDFRRIFATDALASGMPPHIIQQLMGHKSIVTTQGYAAVYPQHVIREHRSFIARRRQTRPSDEYREPTPEEWDEFERHFVTRRVELGTCGRAYGSPCIHEHACIRCSLLRPDPAQKERLTTIIGNLHDRIKEAETNGWLGEVEGLQTSLAAAESKLDQMHKIDTRRATATRLPMPTTRVENR